A window of the Campylobacter massiliensis genome harbors these coding sequences:
- the pseI gene encoding pseudaminic acid synthase, with translation MKIANFDTDKKVFIIAELSANHSGSLQTALDTIKAAKRAGADAIKLQTYTPDSLTLDSRGEDFMIKGGLWDGANLYELYKQALTPREWHERLFAAARDEGLICFSSPFCRDDADFLEKFNPPAYKIASFEVTDYDFVRYVALKGKPIIISTGIATEQEIADVVQICKDAGNERIALLKCTSSYPAPLDGMNLRTIADMKRKFGVEVGFSDHTLGIVAPVVAMSLGARIVEKHFILDKSVRSVDEAFSLDEREFSQMVKAVRDAEALLGKVNYELDEKAVQNRRFSRSLYACTDIKKGEIFSEKNVKSVRPGYGLHPKFLPELLGKKAKREIKFSERIEKKIYKKERKWQKKRIKS, from the coding sequence ATGAAAATAGCAAATTTCGACACGGACAAAAAGGTTTTTATCATCGCCGAACTCTCGGCAAATCACTCGGGCAGCCTGCAAACGGCGCTTGACACGATAAAAGCAGCCAAACGCGCGGGAGCCGACGCCATAAAGCTACAAACATACACGCCAGATAGCCTCACGCTAGATTCGCGCGGCGAGGATTTCATGATAAAAGGCGGGCTGTGGGACGGAGCGAATTTATATGAGCTCTACAAGCAAGCTCTGACGCCGCGCGAGTGGCACGAGCGGCTTTTTGCCGCGGCGCGGGACGAAGGGCTCATCTGCTTTTCAAGCCCGTTTTGCAGAGACGACGCGGACTTTTTAGAGAAATTTAACCCGCCCGCTTACAAGATAGCAAGTTTTGAGGTGACGGACTATGATTTTGTGCGGTACGTCGCGCTCAAAGGCAAACCGATCATAATCTCCACGGGCATCGCGACCGAGCAAGAAATCGCCGACGTCGTGCAAATTTGCAAAGATGCGGGAAACGAGCGGATCGCGCTTTTAAAATGTACGTCTAGTTACCCCGCTCCGCTTGACGGGATGAATCTACGCACGATAGCAGATATGAAGCGTAAATTTGGCGTAGAGGTCGGCTTTTCAGACCATACGCTAGGCATCGTGGCGCCCGTAGTCGCCATGAGCCTGGGCGCTCGTATCGTAGAAAAGCACTTTATCTTAGATAAAAGCGTTCGCAGCGTCGATGAGGCCTTTAGCTTGGACGAGCGGGAGTTTAGCCAAATGGTAAAAGCCGTGCGAGACGCCGAAGCGCTGCTTGGTAAAGTAAACTACGAGCTAGACGAAAAAGCCGTGCAAAATCGCCGCTTTTCCCGCTCGCTTTACGCTTGCACGGATATCAAAAAGGGCGAAATTTTTAGTGAAAAAAACGTAAAAAGCGTACGCCCGGGGTACGGCTTACACCCTAAATTTTTACCCGAATTACTAGGCAAAAAAGCAAAAAGAGAGATAAAATTTAGCGAGAGAATAGAAAAAAAGATCTATAAAAAGGAGAGAAAATGGCAAAAGAAGCGGATAAAAAGTTAA
- a CDS encoding motility associated factor glycosyltransferase family protein has product MAKEADKKLNLNHQSTKKTKQDVKKQEMTNTEGPQNPVFKRNLNALFQQDEILAARLWGMEEMKDYDIFIGKDPIDINIINNKTLKYVYENPVKDVQETLDSVEKEYKRYPIMYFYGLGNGVLYKALLKNETHQKIVVVEPEIEIIYATLNLVDLSQELASERLTLFFSEFATYTQFYYLICNHKFASYAKIYDLHIHSHFYDDFSEDCMKINQEFTKAISQMVAGHGNSIDDNLIGVRQHIENLPTMITNYSYVDLVKKRYKSMDTAVIVSTGPSLDKQLDTLKKFAPYVTVISLDASYPILLKHKIKPDYVTSIERVEATSSFFKHKNKKFDEDIYFIVASLTHKQTIKNILPRRLVLTMRPQQNETAFKLRKYGYLGLGHSTANQAYQLAYVLGHKNIILIGQDLAFAPDGKSHATGHAFAQADEYLYIKAYGGEGEVRTTYIWDKFRNQFEADIEQSNKKDITTYNCTEGGARIEGSIEKPFLETLKKLCENKKPKKLPHIKPVKDDDVNKNLVKAYKFIVKKLSIESEAKRIIETVFLDIVPKIDEIIKLRDENKITKELFPQLVEISNKIDKAKETISRAKFKPFIENIVSISIYHQELELAKISVAPSDTVMQKVNKLIEWIEMHKYWLFSAAGGLNAEIEVTKKASKNLVRELKKRNLITKNEIGEAKEDFKLSF; this is encoded by the coding sequence ATGGCAAAAGAAGCGGATAAAAAGTTAAATTTAAACCATCAAAGCACAAAAAAAACTAAACAAGATGTAAAAAAACAAGAGATGACAAACACGGAGGGACCGCAAAATCCAGTCTTTAAACGCAACCTTAATGCCCTCTTTCAGCAGGATGAAATTTTAGCCGCACGCCTTTGGGGAATGGAAGAAATGAAGGATTATGACATCTTTATCGGCAAAGACCCCATCGATATAAATATCATAAATAACAAAACCCTAAAATACGTCTATGAAAATCCAGTTAAAGACGTACAAGAAACACTGGACTCCGTCGAAAAAGAGTATAAACGCTATCCAATTATGTATTTTTACGGACTAGGCAACGGGGTACTATATAAAGCGCTCTTAAAAAACGAAACCCATCAAAAAATCGTCGTCGTCGAACCTGAAATAGAAATCATTTACGCAACGCTAAATTTAGTCGATTTATCGCAAGAACTCGCGAGCGAGCGATTAACGCTATTTTTCTCTGAATTTGCCACATATACGCAGTTTTATTATCTGATCTGCAATCACAAATTTGCGTCATACGCCAAAATTTATGACCTCCATATACACTCGCATTTTTACGACGATTTTAGCGAAGATTGCATGAAAATAAATCAAGAATTTACCAAGGCTATATCTCAAATGGTTGCAGGTCACGGCAATAGTATCGACGATAATCTAATAGGCGTTAGACAGCATATAGAAAATTTGCCGACGATGATCACAAACTACTCCTATGTAGATCTTGTAAAAAAACGCTACAAATCAATGGATACGGCAGTAATCGTCTCAACAGGCCCTAGTCTAGATAAGCAACTTGATACGCTCAAAAAATTTGCTCCTTACGTTACCGTTATCAGTCTTGATGCCTCTTACCCAATATTACTAAAGCATAAAATTAAACCAGACTATGTGACTTCTATCGAACGCGTAGAGGCGACGTCTAGCTTTTTTAAACATAAAAACAAAAAATTTGACGAAGATATTTATTTTATAGTCGCTTCATTAACCCACAAACAGACTATAAAAAATATCCTACCGCGCCGTCTAGTTCTCACCATGAGGCCTCAACAAAACGAAACGGCGTTTAAGCTAAGAAAATACGGCTACTTAGGGCTTGGGCATTCTACAGCAAACCAAGCCTATCAGCTGGCTTACGTATTAGGGCATAAAAACATTATTTTGATCGGACAAGACTTAGCCTTTGCCCCAGACGGCAAGTCTCACGCAACAGGACACGCATTTGCTCAAGCAGACGAATACCTCTATATCAAAGCCTATGGCGGAGAGGGCGAAGTGCGAACAACATATATTTGGGATAAATTTAGAAATCAATTTGAAGCCGACATCGAACAATCAAATAAAAAGGACATAACGACATACAACTGCACCGAGGGCGGCGCAAGAATAGAAGGCAGCATAGAAAAGCCATTTTTAGAAACGCTAAAGAAGCTTTGTGAAAACAAAAAACCAAAAAAACTACCACATATCAAACCCGTAAAAGATGATGATGTTAATAAGAATCTAGTAAAAGCATATAAATTTATAGTAAAAAAGCTCAGTATCGAGAGCGAGGCTAAGCGAATAATAGAAACAGTATTCTTAGATATCGTGCCTAAAATAGACGAGATTATAAAGCTAAGAGACGAAAATAAAATAACCAAGGAACTTTTCCCACAATTAGTTGAAATTTCTAACAAGATAGATAAAGCAAAAGAAACTATCTCCAGAGCCAAATTTAAACCTTTCATTGAAAATATCGTGTCCATATCTATTTATCACCAAGAACTAGAACTTGCTAAAATTTCTGTAGCTCCAAGCGATACGGTAATGCAAAAAGTAAATAAATTGATCGAGTGGATAGAAATGCATAAATACTGGCTATTTTCAGCTGCAGGCGGACTAAATGCCGAAATAGAAGTTACAAAAAAAGCATCTAAAAATTTGGTTAGGGAATTAAAAAAACGAAATCTCATAACTAAAAATGAGATAGGGGAAGCTAAAGAAGATTTTAAATTGTCTTTTTAG
- a CDS encoding biotin synthase: MKTIMLCAICSVSSGNCSEDCGYCMQSAGINAGIEKYKMKSVEQVVTEAKIAAANHALGFCLVTSGARLTDKKTEEIARLARAVNKEVPNLMLIACNGMATLPQLKELKSAGVFSYNHNLETSREFFPQICSTHSWDERWQTNIDAKEAGLMLCTGGIYGLGESEADRASLQASLKELDPFSSPINFFIPNDALRVKRPPMTADEALKIIDDTVAALPNARVMIAGGREKILGERQYEIFDHGVSAVVIGDYLTTKGEVASRDIAEFKARGFSFATLCH, encoded by the coding sequence ATGAAAACTATTATGTTGTGTGCTATTTGTTCGGTCAGTTCGGGCAACTGCTCCGAAGACTGCGGCTACTGCATGCAAAGCGCGGGCATAAATGCCGGCATCGAAAAATACAAAATGAAAAGCGTCGAGCAAGTAGTCACCGAGGCCAAGATCGCGGCGGCGAACCACGCGCTGGGCTTTTGCCTAGTCACCAGCGGCGCAAGACTCACGGACAAAAAGACCGAGGAGATCGCCCGCCTCGCGCGCGCCGTAAATAAAGAAGTCCCAAACCTCATGCTGATCGCTTGCAACGGCATGGCAACGCTACCGCAGCTAAAAGAGCTAAAAAGCGCGGGCGTGTTTAGCTACAACCACAACCTCGAGACATCGCGCGAGTTTTTCCCGCAAATTTGCTCGACGCATAGCTGGGACGAGCGCTGGCAGACCAACATCGACGCCAAAGAAGCAGGTCTAATGCTCTGCACCGGCGGCATTTACGGGCTTGGCGAGAGCGAGGCTGACCGCGCGAGCCTGCAAGCTAGCCTAAAAGAGCTTGATCCGTTTTCTAGCCCGATAAATTTCTTTATCCCAAATGACGCGCTACGCGTCAAACGGCCGCCTATGACAGCGGACGAGGCGCTAAAAATCATCGACGACACCGTTGCCGCGCTGCCTAACGCTCGCGTGATGATCGCAGGCGGTCGCGAGAAAATTTTAGGCGAACGCCAATACGAAATTTTTGATCACGGTGTCTCTGCCGTCGTTATCGGCGACTACCTCACGACCAAGGGCGAGGTCGCCAGCCGCGATATCGCCGAGTTTAAGGCGCGCGGATTTAGCTTTGCGACGCTTTGCCACTAA
- the pseH gene encoding UDP-4-amino-4,6-dideoxy-N-acetyl-beta-L-altrosamine N-acetyltransferase, giving the protein MLELINFTDLTDEQILMILRWRNDERVAKYMKNKSVSEQEHRNFISNLKNDETKRYFLVKEDSDYIGVIDFVDIAADSCEFGIYANPQLKGKGKILMQTIVEYAAKTLKVGELKSCAYNENEKAIALYRKFGFEIYGRDEQMSYMSLSLRKLDIMAKS; this is encoded by the coding sequence ATGCTTGAACTTATAAATTTCACCGATCTAACGGACGAGCAAATTTTGATGATTTTACGTTGGCGAAACGACGAGCGAGTCGCAAAATACATGAAAAACAAAAGCGTGAGCGAGCAAGAGCACAGAAACTTTATCTCAAATTTAAAAAACGACGAAACAAAAAGATATTTTTTAGTAAAAGAGGATAGCGACTATATCGGCGTGATCGATTTCGTGGATATCGCGGCGGACTCGTGCGAATTTGGCATTTACGCAAATCCCCAGCTAAAAGGCAAAGGCAAAATCCTAATGCAAACAATCGTAGAATACGCCGCCAAAACGCTTAAAGTCGGCGAGCTAAAATCGTGCGCCTACAACGAAAACGAAAAAGCGATCGCGCTATACCGTAAATTCGGCTTTGAAATTTACGGGCGCGACGAGCAAATGAGCTATATGTCGCTATCTTTACGCAAACTTGATATAATGGCTAAAAGTTAG
- a CDS encoding flagellin B — translation MSFRINTNVNALNTHANAVGNNRNLSLSLGKLSSGLRIQTAADDASGLSIADSLRSQASALGQAIANGNDAIGIIQVADKAMDEQLKILDTIKVKATQSAQDGQTTQSRQALQADIVRLMEELDNIGNTTSFNGQQLLNGTFSNKEFQIGAYSNQTVKASIGATTSDKIGLTRFESSKLLTGFAKVDLKFLNVDGVNDVKVAQATVSSGLGNGLGALAENINKVSDKTGVRATFDVTWVASKAISGGLVKSLTINGVKIGDLEVKANDSNGALVNAINAVKDQTGVEASVNTEGKMVLTSRQGRAIEIKGKDISAGLGGKGVKANGSSLTAGFVGRLNLVRLDGRDIKMSGALLSKAFSDKGGAQQSVSLRDVRGQIDKNLATAMGFQRMSKNISSNQSAGVMTLRGAMAVMDIAESAQKTLDQIRSDLGSVQNQLVATVNNITVTQVNVKSAESQIRDVDFAAESANFSKFNILAQSGSYAMSQANSVQQNVLRLLQ, via the coding sequence ATGAGTTTTCGTATTAACACTAACGTAAACGCACTCAACACACACGCAAACGCAGTCGGTAATAACCGCAACCTTTCTCTTTCTTTGGGTAAACTTAGCTCAGGTTTGAGAATTCAAACAGCAGCGGACGACGCTTCCGGTCTATCTATCGCTGATAGCCTTCGCTCTCAAGCTTCTGCCCTTGGTCAAGCTATCGCTAACGGTAACGACGCTATCGGTATCATCCAAGTAGCCGACAAAGCTATGGATGAGCAGCTAAAAATTCTTGATACTATCAAGGTAAAAGCTACTCAATCAGCTCAAGATGGTCAAACTACTCAGTCTCGTCAAGCGCTTCAAGCAGACATCGTTCGTCTAATGGAAGAGCTAGACAACATCGGCAATACGACGTCTTTCAACGGTCAGCAGTTACTAAACGGAACGTTCTCTAATAAAGAGTTCCAAATCGGCGCTTATTCAAACCAAACAGTTAAGGCTTCTATCGGCGCTACAACGTCAGATAAGATCGGTCTAACAAGATTTGAGAGCTCAAAACTTTTAACTGGATTTGCTAAAGTTGATCTTAAGTTCTTAAATGTTGACGGAGTAAACGATGTTAAAGTAGCGCAAGCGACTGTTTCATCTGGTCTTGGTAACGGACTAGGAGCTTTGGCAGAAAATATCAACAAGGTTTCAGATAAGACCGGCGTTAGGGCTACGTTTGATGTTACTTGGGTAGCATCTAAAGCAATAAGCGGCGGTCTAGTTAAATCTCTTACTATCAACGGCGTTAAGATAGGCGACCTTGAAGTAAAAGCAAATGATTCAAACGGTGCTTTGGTAAACGCTATCAATGCCGTGAAAGATCAAACTGGAGTTGAAGCGTCAGTAAATACCGAAGGTAAAATGGTTTTAACAAGCAGACAAGGTCGTGCTATTGAGATCAAAGGTAAAGATATTAGTGCTGGTCTTGGCGGAAAAGGTGTTAAGGCGAACGGTTCTTCTTTAACTGCTGGCTTCGTTGGTAGATTAAATTTGGTTCGTCTAGACGGACGCGATATTAAGATGAGCGGTGCACTACTTTCTAAGGCATTTAGTGATAAAGGCGGTGCGCAACAATCTGTATCATTGAGAGATGTAAGAGGTCAAATAGATAAAAACTTGGCTACCGCTATGGGCTTCCAAAGAATGAGTAAAAATATAAGCTCTAACCAATCAGCAGGCGTTATGACTCTACGTGGCGCGATGGCTGTTATGGATATCGCTGAGTCAGCTCAAAAAACTCTTGATCAGATCCGCTCAGACCTAGGTTCTGTTCAAAATCAGCTTGTTGCAACCGTAAACAACATCACGGTTACTCAAGTAAACGTAAAATCAGCCGAATCTCAAATCAGAGACGTTGATTTTGCTGCCGAGTCGGCAAACTTCTCTAAGTTTAACATCCTTGCTCAGTCAGGAAGTTATGCTATGAGCCAAGCTAACTCTGTTCAGCAAAACGTTCTAAGACTACTTCAGTAG
- the crcB gene encoding fluoride efflux transporter CrcB, which produces MQNLLLIGCGGFLGAVCRAVLSGAVAKFCPDSPLATLCVNALGSFLIGVLLSLNLSENLRLFLVVGALGGFTTFSTFSYETVRLLSSGQNLAAFLNVFFSVFVCLGFCYLGTTIR; this is translated from the coding sequence ATGCAAAATTTGCTCTTAATCGGGTGCGGCGGATTTTTGGGGGCGGTTTGTAGAGCCGTTTTGAGCGGCGCGGTCGCTAAATTTTGCCCCGATTCTCCGCTTGCTACTCTTTGCGTCAATGCTCTTGGTAGCTTTTTGATCGGCGTACTACTCTCGTTAAATTTGAGCGAAAATTTAAGGCTCTTTCTAGTCGTCGGCGCGCTCGGCGGTTTTACGACGTTTTCGACGTTTAGCTATGAGACGGTGCGCCTTTTGAGCTCGGGACAAAATTTAGCCGCATTTTTAAACGTGTTTTTTAGCGTTTTTGTTTGCCTCGGGTTTTGTTATCTAGGCACCACTATTCGCTGA
- the topA gene encoding type I DNA topoisomerase, producing the protein MKSLIIVESPAKAKTIKNFLGSDYDVIASKGHIRDLPKTAFGIKIEGEKFTPEYKISADHSAIVKEIKELAKSADQIYLATDEDREGEAIAYHIAAAIGKKPESLPRIVFHEITKSAIEAALKNPRTINMDSVNAQQARRLLDRIVGYKLSPLLNLKIQKGLSAGRVQSAALKIIVDREREIRDFKPIEYHSIDAVFKKDLDAELVKFEAQKIEKLTITNGDRAKFIVENLKSDKFSVREIEAKERKTEPAPPFMTSTLQQSASNRLGFSPKKTMMIAQNLYEGVQTHQGFMGAITYMRTDSLNLAKEAVAAAREMIEKEYGERYLPAKAKIYATKSKGAQEAHEAIRPTNLSFTPAIAAQYLEKDALRLYTLIYNRFLACQMSASISQTQNVFVAGEKGEFKISGRKVLFDGFYRVYGDMDKDKILPDLKIGDETSLQSIKSSQHFTEPPSRYSEAGLVKKLESLGIGRPSTYAPTISLLTSRDYVKVEKKQLVPNEIAFTMMGVLEEHFSDIVDSEFTSNMEEKLDHVAEDKADWQKLLSDFYHPFMDKISAGKTGIKSQKVATPIGEKCPECGGELLLRKGRYGEFIACGNFPKCKYSRNIAKAEQGAQEGETAAKPKKELKKIDVPCPKCGGDIVERISRRGKFYGCANYPKCDFVSNYEPVAKKCDECGGDMIKKELKKGTFHECVKCKKKVQIAEQ; encoded by the coding sequence ATGAAAAGCTTAATCATCGTGGAATCTCCCGCGAAAGCCAAAACGATAAAAAATTTCCTCGGAAGCGACTACGACGTCATCGCATCAAAAGGCCATATCAGGGATCTGCCAAAGACGGCATTTGGCATCAAGATCGAGGGCGAAAAATTTACTCCCGAGTACAAAATAAGCGCCGATCACTCCGCAATAGTAAAAGAGATCAAAGAACTAGCCAAAAGCGCCGATCAAATCTACCTCGCGACCGATGAGGACCGCGAAGGAGAGGCCATCGCCTACCACATCGCCGCAGCTATCGGCAAAAAGCCCGAGAGCCTGCCTCGCATCGTGTTTCACGAGATAACCAAAAGCGCCATTGAAGCCGCTTTAAAAAACCCGCGCACAATAAATATGGATAGCGTAAACGCTCAGCAAGCACGCCGCCTGCTGGACCGAATCGTGGGCTACAAGCTTTCGCCGCTATTAAATTTAAAAATCCAAAAAGGGCTAAGCGCAGGACGCGTACAAAGCGCCGCGCTAAAAATCATCGTAGATAGAGAGCGCGAGATACGCGACTTTAAACCGATCGAATACCACAGTATCGACGCTGTTTTCAAAAAAGACCTTGACGCCGAGCTAGTTAAATTTGAAGCGCAAAAGATAGAAAAGCTAACGATAACAAACGGCGATAGAGCCAAATTTATCGTGGAAAATCTAAAAAGCGATAAATTTAGCGTCCGCGAGATCGAAGCCAAAGAGCGCAAAACCGAGCCCGCGCCGCCTTTTATGACCTCGACGCTACAACAAAGCGCGAGCAACCGCCTAGGCTTTAGCCCGAAAAAAACGATGATGATCGCGCAAAATTTATACGAAGGCGTGCAGACGCATCAGGGCTTCATGGGCGCGATAACGTACATGAGAACGGACAGCCTAAATCTCGCCAAAGAAGCCGTCGCAGCCGCGCGAGAGATGATCGAAAAAGAGTACGGTGAACGCTACCTGCCTGCCAAGGCTAAAATTTACGCAACCAAGAGCAAAGGTGCGCAAGAAGCCCACGAGGCGATCCGCCCGACGAACCTCAGCTTCACGCCCGCTATCGCCGCGCAATATCTCGAAAAAGACGCGCTACGCCTCTACACGCTCATCTACAACCGCTTTTTGGCCTGCCAGATGAGCGCTAGCATTAGCCAAACGCAAAACGTATTCGTCGCGGGCGAAAAGGGCGAGTTTAAGATAAGCGGCCGTAAGGTGCTATTTGACGGCTTTTACCGCGTTTACGGCGATATGGATAAGGATAAAATTTTACCCGATCTAAAAATCGGCGACGAGACGAGTCTGCAAAGCATCAAAAGCTCGCAGCACTTCACTGAGCCGCCGTCTCGCTACTCGGAGGCCGGACTCGTTAAAAAGCTAGAAAGCCTAGGCATCGGGCGCCCTAGCACCTACGCGCCGACCATCTCGCTGCTGACCTCTCGCGACTACGTCAAAGTCGAGAAAAAACAGCTCGTGCCAAACGAGATCGCCTTTACGATGATGGGCGTTTTGGAGGAGCATTTTAGCGACATCGTAGATAGCGAATTTACCTCAAATATGGAAGAAAAGCTCGATCACGTCGCAGAAGACAAAGCCGACTGGCAAAAGCTTTTGAGCGATTTTTATCATCCGTTTATGGATAAAATTTCGGCCGGCAAAACGGGCATAAAAAGCCAAAAGGTCGCCACTCCGATCGGAGAAAAATGCCCCGAGTGCGGCGGCGAACTACTGCTGCGAAAGGGACGCTACGGCGAGTTTATCGCGTGCGGAAACTTCCCGAAATGCAAATACTCGCGCAATATCGCAAAAGCTGAGCAAGGCGCGCAGGAAGGCGAAACTGCGGCAAAACCGAAAAAAGAGCTCAAAAAGATCGACGTACCGTGTCCAAAATGCGGCGGCGATATCGTCGAGCGCATCAGCCGCAGGGGTAAATTTTACGGCTGCGCAAACTATCCAAAATGCGACTTCGTCTCAAACTACGAGCCAGTCGCCAAAAAATGCGACGAATGCGGCGGCGATATGATCAAAAAAGAGCTCAAAAAGGGGACGTTTCACGAGTGCGTGAAGTGTAAGAAAAAGGTACAAATCGCGGAGCAATAG